One genomic segment of Bos javanicus breed banteng chromosome 23, ARS-OSU_banteng_1.0, whole genome shotgun sequence includes these proteins:
- the LOC133236564 gene encoding zinc finger protein with KRAB and SCAN domains 8-like, with protein sequence MDPHQKVPSTYNGYTLQIPENEKASYNWYEDQLESHEARSAEERRYTCSECGKKFAQSSGLVRHQRIHTGEKPYECDHCGKAFSVRSTLTVHERIHTGEKPYACNECRKAFSVRAHLIIHQRIHNGEKPYECNECGKAFSVSSDLIKHQRIHSGEKPYECDECGKGFSVSSALIKHQRIHTGEKPYECKECGKAFYVNSALINHQRIHSGEKPYKCGECRKAFSQISTLIHHQRIHTGEKPYECDECGKAFRGSSNLTKHQKIHAKGKCDQ encoded by the coding sequence ATGGATCCACACCAGAAGGTCCCCAGCACATATAATGGGTATACTTTACAGATTCCTGAGAATGAAAAAGCTTCTTATAACTGGTATGAGGACCAGTTAGAAAGTCATGAGGCGAGGTCTGCAGAAGAAAGACGGTATACATGCAGTGAATGTGGAAAGAAGTTTGCTCAGAGCTCAGGCCTTGTTCGACATCAGAGaatccacactggagagaaaccctatgaatgtgaTCACTGTGGAAAAGCCTTCAGTGTACGCTCAACTCTCACTGTGCATGAAAGAATCCACACTGGTGAGAAACCCTATGCTTGTAACGAGTGTAGGAAAGCTTTCAGTGTGAGGGCACACCTGATTATACATCAGAGAATCCACaatggagagaaaccctatgaatgtaatgaatgtggcaAAGCATTTAGTGTGAGCTCAGACCTCATCAAACATCAGAGAATCCACTCTGGTGAGAAACCTTATGAGTGTGATGAGTGTGGGAAGGGCTTCAGTGTGAGTTCAGCCCTTATCAAACATCAGAGAATCCACACAGGAGAGAAGCCATATGAGTGTAAGGAGTGTGGGAAGGCCTTCTATGTGAACTCAGCCCTTATTAATCATCAGAGGATTCATTCTGGAGAAAAGCCCTATAAATGTGGAGAATGCAGAAAAGCATTCAGCCAAATCTCAACGCTTATTCATCACCAGAGAatccatactggagagaaaccatacgAGTGTGATGAGTGTGGGAAAGCGTTCCGTGGGAGCTCTAATCTTACTAAACACCAGAAAATACACGCTAAAGGAAAGTGTGATCAATGA